Within Paeniglutamicibacter psychrophenolicus, the genomic segment TGGCCTTCTGGCTGGGGCGCTCCACGTAGAGGTTAACCCGAACATCCAGCAGCGGGCTGTCCTCGGGGCGCCCCTCGCGCGGAACCATCTCCTCCACGACCACGGCCAGGGAGTGCGGAAGCTCGTCGCGCACGCCCTCCAGGGCCGCCTCGCGGATCAGCTCGGAGACCATCTTCGCCTCCGGCTCGTCGGTCAGTTCCCCGTCCGGGTACAGCGGCGGGGACAGCGGCATCTGCTTGACCAGCACGTCGGCGACCTCGGAGACCTGGAAGTCCTTGGTGGCCGAGACCGGCACGACGGCTGCCCAGCCGCCCTCGCCCAGGGTGTCGACCCCGAGCTGGGTGACCGCGAGCAGCTGGGCCATCAGCGCGGCCCGGTCCACGGTGTCGGCCTTGGTCACGATCGCGACGATGGGCTTCTTCTGCAGCTGCGCCAGCTGGGTGGCGATGAACCTGTCGCCCGGGCCGATCTTCTCGTTGGCCGGCAGGCAGAAGCCGATGGCGTCGACCTCGGAGAGCGTGTCGGCGACCAGGTCGTTGAGGCGCTGGCCCAGCAGCGTGCGCGGGCGGTGCAGGCCCGGGGTGTCGACCAGGATCAGCTGGGCGTCCTCGCGGTGCACGATGCCGCGGATGG encodes:
- the era gene encoding GTPase Era; its protein translation is MSRNIKKPQMLPTGGWPEDFRAGFTSFVGRPNAGKSTLTNALVGQKVAITSAKPQTTRHTIRGIVHREDAQLILVDTPGLHRPRTLLGQRLNDLVADTLSEVDAIGFCLPANEKIGPGDRFIATQLAQLQKKPIVAIVTKADTVDRAALMAQLLAVTQLGVDTLGEGGWAAVVPVSATKDFQVSEVADVLVKQMPLSPPLYPDGELTDEPEAKMVSELIREAALEGVRDELPHSLAVVVEEMVPREGRPEDSPLLDVRVNLYVERPSQKAIIIGKGGARLRDVGTRSRKGIEALLGTRVYLDLHVKIAKEWQRDPKQLGKLGF